The Streptomyces sp. NBC_00224 genome has a window encoding:
- a CDS encoding rhomboid family intramembrane serine protease has protein sequence MIKPSAVRGAVVRGPAVTYTVLALCCLVFLVSPVSGLNPSYGTGDALLAAQSSYFARWGVIPNELTAGDPGTLVTPLTALFVHGNWLHLLGNMLFLYVFGVMAEERMGRIGFALFYLGAGYLALLAYAVAHASSDQTLVGASGAISAVLGAFLYLFPRARVTSLFPFLFFLPLRFPAAMVLVFWFVLQWLAVRAAPTGPGVAYLAHLVGFGLGFLYAWGRFRGAARVKRPKPPASAATEGENQP, from the coding sequence ATGATCAAGCCGAGCGCCGTACGGGGCGCGGTGGTGCGGGGCCCCGCGGTCACCTACACCGTGCTGGCGCTCTGCTGCCTGGTCTTCCTCGTCAGCCCGGTGTCCGGCCTGAATCCCTCGTACGGGACGGGGGACGCGCTGCTGGCGGCGCAGAGTTCGTACTTCGCCCGGTGGGGTGTCATCCCGAACGAACTCACGGCCGGTGACCCCGGCACGCTCGTCACCCCCCTCACGGCGCTCTTCGTGCACGGCAACTGGCTGCACCTGCTGGGGAACATGCTCTTCCTCTACGTCTTCGGCGTGATGGCCGAGGAGCGCATGGGCAGGATCGGGTTCGCGCTGTTCTACCTCGGCGCGGGCTACCTCGCCCTGCTCGCGTACGCGGTGGCGCACGCGTCGTCCGACCAGACGCTGGTGGGCGCGTCGGGGGCGATCTCGGCCGTCCTGGGCGCCTTCCTCTATCTCTTCCCCCGGGCCAGGGTGACCAGCCTCTTCCCCTTCCTCTTCTTCCTGCCTCTGCGCTTCCCCGCCGCGATGGTGCTGGTGTTCTGGTTCGTGCTGCAGTGGCTGGCGGTACGGGCGGCGCCGACGGGGCCCGGGGTGGCGTACTTGGCCCATCTCGTCGGCTTCGGCCTGGGGTTTCTCTACGCCTGGGGCCGGTTCCGCGGGGCGGCTAGAGTGAAACGACCGAAGCCACCCGCGTCGGCCGCCACCGAGGGAGAGAACCAGCCGTGA
- a CDS encoding glycosyltransferase 87 family protein, with protein MSVGNGAGTTTGIRAMAAVFAVTRCLLLLCVFRVLLVPGPDVTSDVSVIYQGWYEVLKTGTYPLDDVTWQYPPAAALAILSPAAVPFLDYASGFFVLALLADALVLGLLLYASGRPGKSRAGARIWVWGVPLLGPTAYARYDLMVTAVAVAALLAGVRHPRVLGSLAALGALLKVWPVLLLARAPRRAWAAAAVTAGAFLLGCHAVAPGAFAFLTFQRDRGTEVESLGALVFHVARHLGWRGRVQLNYGSVEFLGPYVPLVSTLAMGLTAVAFGWLLVWRLRAHRTGPSTLADAAFTAVLLFTTTSRVISPQYLLWLVGLAAVCLVFRGAPMARPAYLVLAAAGVTLLEFPIWFSHVVASDWLGVLLLFVRNGLLAVASVSACRRLWRSTVPGRPLPVQRVRTRVFSVLVR; from the coding sequence ATGTCGGTGGGAAATGGTGCGGGGACCACGACGGGCATCCGGGCCATGGCGGCGGTGTTCGCCGTCACCCGGTGTCTGCTGCTGCTCTGCGTCTTCCGGGTCCTTCTCGTCCCGGGCCCGGACGTCACCAGTGACGTCTCGGTGATCTACCAGGGCTGGTACGAGGTCCTGAAGACCGGCACCTATCCGCTGGACGACGTCACCTGGCAGTACCCGCCGGCCGCCGCGCTCGCGATCCTCTCCCCCGCCGCCGTCCCCTTCCTCGACTACGCCTCGGGCTTCTTCGTCCTCGCGCTGCTCGCCGACGCGCTGGTCCTCGGGCTGCTCCTGTACGCGTCCGGGCGCCCCGGCAAGTCCCGCGCGGGCGCCCGGATCTGGGTCTGGGGCGTACCGCTGCTCGGGCCCACCGCGTACGCGCGCTACGACCTGATGGTGACGGCGGTCGCGGTGGCCGCGCTGCTGGCCGGGGTCCGCCACCCGCGGGTCCTCGGCTCGCTCGCCGCGCTCGGCGCCCTGCTCAAGGTCTGGCCCGTGCTGCTGCTCGCCCGGGCGCCCCGCCGGGCGTGGGCCGCGGCGGCCGTCACCGCGGGCGCGTTCCTGCTCGGCTGCCACGCGGTCGCGCCCGGCGCCTTCGCCTTCCTCACCTTCCAGCGCGACCGCGGCACCGAGGTCGAGTCGCTCGGCGCCCTGGTCTTCCATGTGGCCCGCCACCTCGGCTGGCGGGGCCGGGTGCAGCTCAACTACGGGTCGGTGGAGTTCCTCGGCCCGTACGTGCCGCTGGTCTCGACCCTGGCGATGGGACTGACGGCGGTGGCGTTCGGCTGGCTGCTCGTGTGGCGGCTGCGGGCGCACCGCACCGGCCCGAGCACGCTCGCGGACGCCGCGTTCACCGCCGTGCTGCTCTTCACCACCACCAGCCGCGTGATCAGCCCGCAGTATCTGCTCTGGCTGGTCGGGCTCGCGGCGGTGTGCCTGGTCTTCCGCGGCGCCCCGATGGCCCGGCCCGCGTATCTGGTGCTGGCCGCCGCGGGCGTGACGCTGCTGGAGTTCCCGATCTGGTTCTCGCACGTGGTGGCGAGCGACTGGCTCGGGGTGCTGCTCCTGTTCGTACGCAACGGGCTCCTCGCCGTGGCGTCGGTGAGCGCGTGCCGGCGGCTGTGGCGGAGCACGGTCCCGGGCCGTCCGCTGCCCGTTCAGCGGGTCCGCACCAGGGTGTTCTCGGTCCTGGTCCGCTGA
- a CDS encoding aminotransferase class V-fold PLP-dependent enzyme, producing MSAYAVTPTATSSAASDSSAEPCCAAPLPVLGRDVTVPLVTGGEVTYAALDYAASAPALQRVWDDVAAYAPYYGSVHRGAGYLSQLSTDLFENSRAAVAEFLDCRAGDQVVFTRSTTDSLNLLAQVIPAGCEVFVFETEHHASLLPWRDARVTYLNAPRTPQQAVATLERALADRDPYGPALVCVTGASNVTGELWPVRELAAAAHAHGARIVLDAAQLAPHHPVSVQELDVDWIAFSGHKLYAPFGSGVLAGRADWLRESEPYLAGGGASRKVARRADGGVDVEWHTTAARHEAGSPNVIGVYAIASACKALTEAGFEGLVEREKHLIAKVREGLAEVPEVRVLSLFGDDAPRVGVISFVVDGWNSSHFAAALSAEYGIGVRDGLFCAHPLVRTLLGSEPQEPGECGAPEAEPGELPQTSSGGTPTLNAIRVSFGAGTPDEHVERFVGAVRELVRGGAKWTYRTEEGRCVPAV from the coding sequence ATGTCCGCATACGCCGTCACGCCCACCGCCACGTCCTCCGCCGCCTCCGACTCCTCCGCCGAACCCTGCTGTGCGGCGCCGCTGCCGGTGCTCGGCCGGGACGTCACCGTGCCGCTGGTCACCGGCGGAGAGGTGACGTACGCGGCCCTCGACTACGCGGCGAGCGCCCCGGCCCTCCAGCGGGTGTGGGACGACGTGGCCGCGTACGCCCCCTACTACGGCAGCGTGCACCGCGGCGCGGGCTACCTCTCGCAGCTGTCCACGGACCTGTTCGAGAACAGCAGGGCGGCGGTGGCGGAGTTCCTGGACTGCCGCGCGGGCGACCAGGTGGTCTTCACCCGCTCGACGACGGACTCGCTCAACCTCCTCGCCCAGGTGATCCCGGCCGGCTGCGAGGTCTTCGTCTTCGAGACCGAGCACCACGCGTCGCTGCTGCCGTGGCGGGACGCGCGGGTGACGTACCTCAACGCGCCGCGTACGCCGCAGCAGGCGGTGGCGACGCTGGAGCGCGCGCTGGCCGACCGCGACCCGTACGGCCCGGCCCTGGTCTGCGTGACCGGCGCCTCCAACGTCACAGGCGAGCTGTGGCCGGTGCGCGAGCTCGCGGCGGCGGCGCACGCGCACGGGGCGCGGATCGTGCTCGACGCGGCGCAGCTGGCGCCCCACCACCCGGTCTCCGTACAGGAGTTGGACGTCGACTGGATCGCCTTCTCGGGCCACAAGCTGTACGCGCCGTTCGGCTCCGGAGTGCTGGCGGGCCGCGCGGACTGGCTGCGGGAGTCCGAGCCGTACCTCGCGGGCGGCGGCGCCTCCCGCAAGGTCGCCCGGCGCGCGGACGGCGGGGTGGACGTCGAGTGGCACACCACGGCCGCCCGCCACGAGGCCGGATCCCCGAACGTGATCGGGGTGTACGCCATCGCCTCCGCCTGCAAGGCGCTGACCGAGGCGGGCTTCGAGGGGCTGGTGGAGCGGGAGAAGCACCTGATCGCGAAGGTGCGGGAGGGGCTGGCGGAGGTCCCGGAGGTCCGCGTCCTCTCCTTGTTCGGCGACGACGCGCCCCGGGTCGGCGTGATCTCGTTCGTGGTGGACGGCTGGAACAGCTCGCACTTCGCGGCGGCGCTGTCGGCGGAGTACGGGATCGGCGTCCGCGACGGTCTGTTCTGCGCGCACCCCCTGGTCCGCACGCTCCTCGGCAGCGAGCCGCAGGAGCCGGGCGAGTGCGGCGCGCCCGAGGCGGAGCCGGGCGAGCTCCCCCAGACTTCGTCCGGGGGGACCCCCACCCTCAACGCGATCCGCGTCAGCTTCGGGGCGGGGACGCCGGACGAGCACGTGGAGCGGTTTGTGGGGGCGGTGCGGGAGTTGGTGCGGGGTGGGGCGAAGTGGACGTACCGCACGGAGGAGGGCCGCTGCGTCCCGGCGGTGTGA
- a CDS encoding Lrp/AsnC family transcriptional regulator — translation MITAIVLIKTSVDRIPEIAESIASLENVSEVYSVTGTYDLIALVRVARHDNLADIIPGRISKIPGVEATDTHVAFRTYSQHDLEAAFAIGLDA, via the coding sequence GTGATCACCGCGATCGTGCTCATCAAGACCAGCGTGGACCGGATTCCCGAGATCGCGGAGTCGATCGCGTCGCTGGAGAACGTCAGCGAGGTGTATTCGGTGACCGGCACCTACGACTTGATCGCGCTGGTCCGGGTGGCCCGCCACGACAACCTCGCGGACATCATCCCCGGGCGCATCAGCAAGATCCCCGGCGTGGAGGCGACGGACACGCACGTGGCGTTCCGGACGTACTCCCAGCACGACCTGGAGGCGGCGTTCGCCATCGGCCTGGATGCGTAG
- a CDS encoding NYN domain-containing protein has translation MEHASGAEPAGAAGDGPAEVLDRPLPEGVRRRVVALVSDAFGGLTVAELPSQLRQYARFTPTRRAKFAGNAMAAALESDPVFRQRIGERLKEAQPELAGALESGAPPAAADPVDVAAAAYVLRPTGWVKLVAAAGEEALRADAERADEEGRRELERLRRELAEAHERLRTEQEDLRTDLAAARKEAEALQRKLRSALSDVKRGEAALRKVTGEIDGIRAEAAAQVAAAESESRRIRTRLTEAEASVEASRRAVREGRSIEDMRLRLLLDTVLDAASGLRRELALPPASVRPADTVEAVEPGQMTPKDIAARALSETDPALLDQLLALPQVHLVVDGYNVTKTGYPTMPLEKQRLRLLGGLSVLAAQTGAEVTCVFDGAELAAPVLLAPPRGVRVLFSKPGVTADELIRQLVRAEPSGRPVVVVSTDREVADGVAKAGARPVASVMLLKRLSRV, from the coding sequence GTGGAGCATGCAAGCGGTGCCGAACCGGCCGGTGCGGCCGGTGACGGCCCCGCCGAGGTGCTCGACCGCCCGCTGCCCGAAGGGGTGCGGCGCAGGGTCGTCGCCCTGGTCTCGGACGCCTTCGGTGGGCTGACCGTCGCCGAACTGCCGTCGCAATTGCGACAGTACGCCCGTTTCACCCCGACTCGACGTGCCAAGTTCGCGGGCAACGCCATGGCCGCGGCCCTGGAGTCCGACCCGGTCTTCCGTCAGCGGATCGGTGAGCGCCTGAAGGAGGCGCAGCCGGAGCTGGCGGGCGCCCTGGAGTCCGGCGCGCCGCCCGCGGCCGCCGATCCCGTCGACGTGGCGGCCGCCGCGTATGTGCTGCGGCCCACCGGCTGGGTCAAGTTGGTCGCCGCCGCCGGCGAGGAGGCCCTGCGCGCCGACGCCGAGCGCGCCGACGAGGAGGGCCGGCGCGAACTGGAGCGGCTGCGCCGGGAGCTCGCCGAGGCGCACGAGCGGCTGCGTACCGAGCAGGAGGACCTGCGCACCGACCTGGCCGCGGCCCGCAAGGAAGCGGAAGCGCTCCAGCGCAAGCTGCGCAGCGCGCTCAGCGACGTCAAGCGGGGCGAGGCCGCCCTGCGCAAGGTCACCGGTGAGATCGACGGGATCAGAGCGGAGGCGGCGGCCCAGGTGGCCGCCGCCGAGAGCGAGTCGCGGCGGATCAGGACCCGGCTCACCGAGGCCGAGGCGTCCGTCGAGGCGAGCCGGCGCGCGGTGCGCGAGGGCCGCTCGATCGAGGACATGCGGCTGCGGCTGCTGCTCGACACGGTTCTGGACGCGGCGTCGGGGCTGCGGCGCGAACTCGCCCTGCCCCCGGCCTCGGTGCGGCCCGCCGACACCGTGGAAGCGGTCGAACCGGGGCAGATGACCCCGAAGGACATCGCGGCCCGGGCGCTCTCGGAGACCGATCCGGCGCTCCTGGACCAGCTGCTCGCGCTGCCGCAGGTGCATCTGGTGGTGGACGGCTACAACGTCACCAAGACCGGCTATCCGACGATGCCGTTGGAGAAGCAGCGGCTGCGGCTGCTCGGCGGTCTCTCCGTGCTCGCCGCGCAGACGGGCGCCGAGGTGACCTGCGTCTTCGACGGCGCCGAGCTGGCCGCGCCGGTGCTGCTCGCGCCGCCCCGTGGCGTACGGGTGCTCTTCTCGAAGCCGGGTGTGACCGCCGACGAGCTGATCCGCCAGCTGGTGCGGGCGGAGCCGTCCGGGCGGCCGGTGGTGGTCGTCTCGACCGACCGCGAGGTGGCGGACGGGGTGGCCAAGGCCGGTGCCCGGCCCGTTGCGTCCGTCATGCTCCTGAAGCGGCTTTCGCGCGTCTAG
- a CDS encoding NlpC/P60 family protein — MASHRRPKPASRTRVTVLTATAAAAVALTSQAAHADPKPSKSEVKSKVDKLYDEAEQATEKYNGAKEKQGQLEKQVGAIQDKVARGQDELNKLRDGLGSMASAQYRSGGIDPSVQLFLSANPDDFLDKASSLDQLSAKQSEALQKIQAKQRSLAQERKEAQDKLKDLADTRKELGTKKAETQSKLAAAQKLLNSLTAAEKASLAADDARANRTNERADLGNEAPASNRGAAALAAAQTQIGKPYVYGATGTASFDCSGLTSWAYRQANVSIPRTSQAQAGAGTQIGRSQLKPGDLVLFYGDLHHVGLYAGNGQVLHAPKPGANVRYEAMGNMPFQFGVRIS, encoded by the coding sequence GTGGCGTCCCACCGTCGACCCAAGCCTGCGAGCCGCACCCGTGTGACCGTGCTCACCGCGACCGCCGCCGCAGCCGTCGCTCTCACGTCCCAGGCCGCGCACGCGGACCCGAAGCCGTCGAAGAGCGAAGTGAAGTCCAAGGTCGACAAGCTGTACGACGAGGCCGAGCAGGCGACCGAGAAGTACAACGGCGCCAAGGAGAAGCAGGGCCAGCTGGAGAAGCAGGTCGGTGCGATCCAGGACAAGGTGGCCCGCGGCCAGGACGAGCTCAACAAGCTCCGCGACGGCCTCGGTTCGATGGCCTCGGCGCAGTACCGCTCGGGCGGCATCGACCCCTCGGTCCAGCTCTTCCTCTCCGCCAACCCGGACGACTTCCTGGACAAGGCGTCCTCCCTGGACCAGCTGAGCGCCAAGCAGAGCGAGGCGCTCCAGAAGATCCAGGCGAAGCAGCGCAGCCTGGCGCAGGAGCGCAAGGAAGCCCAGGACAAGCTCAAGGACCTCGCGGACACCCGCAAGGAGCTCGGCACCAAGAAGGCCGAGACCCAGTCCAAGCTCGCCGCCGCGCAGAAGCTCCTCAACTCGCTGACCGCCGCCGAGAAGGCCTCCCTGGCCGCCGACGACGCCCGCGCCAACCGCACCAACGAGCGCGCCGACCTCGGCAACGAGGCCCCCGCCTCCAACCGCGGCGCCGCGGCCCTGGCCGCCGCCCAGACCCAGATAGGCAAGCCGTACGTGTACGGCGCCACCGGCACCGCCTCGTTCGACTGCTCCGGGCTCACGTCCTGGGCCTACCGCCAGGCGAACGTCTCCATCCCGCGCACCTCGCAGGCCCAGGCCGGCGCCGGCACCCAGATCGGCCGCAGCCAGCTCAAGCCGGGCGACCTGGTGCTGTTCTACGGCGACCTGCACCACGTCGGCCTGTACGCGGGCAACGGCCAGGTGCTGCACGCCCCGAAGCCGGGCGCCAACGTCCGCTACGAGGCCATGGGCAACATGCCGTTCCAGTTCGGCGTCCGCATCAGCTGA
- a CDS encoding PadR family transcriptional regulator has translation MLELTILGFLDEEPLHGYELKERIRGLSGHVRPVSDGALYPAITRLAKAGKLEQRTEPGTGAAPRRILILTEAGRAELYERLRHPKDTDITDGQRFFTVLAFLGRLPDRAEQAAVLRRRQEFLNTPASFFYRDGEPVRAEESPDLFRRGMLRIARATGTAEKKWLAEAVEELEG, from the coding sequence GTGCTGGAGCTGACGATCCTGGGGTTCCTCGACGAGGAACCGCTGCACGGCTATGAACTCAAGGAGCGCATCAGAGGGCTGAGCGGCCACGTCCGGCCGGTGAGCGACGGCGCCCTCTACCCGGCGATCACCCGGCTGGCGAAGGCGGGAAAGCTGGAGCAGCGCACCGAGCCGGGCACCGGCGCCGCGCCCCGCCGGATCCTCATCCTGACCGAGGCGGGCCGCGCCGAGCTGTACGAGCGGCTGCGGCACCCCAAGGACACCGACATCACCGACGGGCAGCGGTTCTTCACCGTGCTCGCCTTCCTCGGGCGGCTGCCCGACCGGGCCGAGCAGGCCGCCGTGCTCCGCCGCCGCCAGGAGTTCCTCAACACCCCGGCGAGCTTCTTCTACCGCGACGGCGAGCCCGTACGGGCCGAGGAGAGCCCCGACCTCTTCCGCCGGGGGATGCTCAGGATCGCCCGCGCGACCGGCACGGCCGAGAAGAAGTGGCTGGCCGAGGCGGTCGAGGAGCTGGAGGGCTGA
- a CDS encoding MATE family efflux transporter: protein MDLVSHRRRLISLAYPVYFELLAGVAAGVINMVWVARLGGSSVAAVAVATNVENLLLGLILMAGTGTTVLVARARGADDPGGIRAAVRGGWALWALITPVVAVGGHLCREPLARLVLGGTDDAVLALAASYFAIALPGTAVFFATNVVDGILKGAGDTRTPMRLAFLANGLILVLDPLLILGCGLGVRGAALATVTGRAVALAVGLGALRRDPALRAARRAAPRESGTAALRRTFTTGLPMSLDFVVRMAGALALVAVVARIGVGEVAAYGIATKAMYAATMAFYAVRQAASIHTAHLLGTGRDERVAVGRQAALLSGALGTAAALLLLVSAPWIMAAFGATGEVAAAGTLYLRCLGPYLVLLSAFIALGGVFEGSGGSPALAGVTACGVALQLPLALGLSGLGLPGICLAMALSMGLQCAAVARMHRRLRTAGQRTRTENTLVRTR, encoded by the coding sequence ATGGATCTCGTGTCACACCGCCGTCGGCTGATCTCGCTCGCGTACCCGGTCTACTTCGAGCTCCTGGCGGGGGTCGCGGCCGGGGTGATCAACATGGTCTGGGTGGCCCGGCTCGGCGGGAGTTCGGTCGCCGCCGTCGCCGTCGCCACGAACGTGGAGAACCTGCTGCTCGGCCTGATCCTCATGGCGGGCACGGGGACCACCGTCCTGGTCGCCCGGGCCAGGGGCGCCGACGACCCGGGCGGGATACGGGCGGCGGTGCGCGGCGGCTGGGCGCTGTGGGCGCTGATCACGCCGGTGGTCGCGGTCGGCGGCCACCTCTGCCGCGAGCCGCTCGCCCGGCTGGTGCTCGGTGGCACGGACGACGCCGTACTCGCCCTGGCCGCCAGCTACTTCGCGATCGCGCTGCCCGGCACGGCGGTCTTCTTCGCCACCAACGTCGTCGACGGCATCCTCAAGGGCGCGGGCGACACCCGCACCCCGATGCGGCTCGCCTTCCTCGCCAACGGGCTGATCCTCGTCCTCGACCCGCTGCTGATCCTCGGCTGCGGTCTGGGCGTGCGCGGCGCCGCCCTCGCCACCGTCACCGGGCGGGCCGTGGCCCTCGCCGTCGGCCTGGGGGCGCTGAGACGCGACCCGGCGCTGCGCGCGGCCCGGCGGGCCGCACCGCGCGAGTCCGGGACGGCCGCCCTGCGCCGGACCTTCACCACCGGACTGCCCATGTCGCTCGACTTCGTCGTCCGGATGGCCGGGGCGCTCGCCCTGGTCGCGGTGGTCGCCAGGATCGGCGTCGGCGAGGTCGCGGCGTACGGCATCGCGACGAAGGCGATGTACGCGGCCACCATGGCCTTCTACGCCGTACGCCAGGCCGCGTCCATCCACACCGCGCATCTGCTCGGCACCGGGCGGGACGAGCGGGTCGCGGTGGGGCGGCAGGCCGCGCTCCTCTCGGGGGCGCTGGGGACGGCGGCCGCGCTGCTGCTGCTCGTGTCCGCGCCCTGGATCATGGCGGCCTTCGGTGCCACCGGCGAGGTGGCGGCGGCCGGCACGCTCTATCTGCGCTGCCTCGGCCCGTACCTCGTACTGCTCTCCGCCTTCATCGCGCTCGGCGGGGTCTTCGAGGGCAGCGGCGGCAGCCCGGCGCTCGCCGGGGTCACCGCGTGCGGCGTCGCCCTCCAACTGCCGCTCGCCCTCGGCCTGTCCGGGCTCGGCCTGCCGGGGATCTGCCTCGCGATGGCGCTGTCCATGGGGCTCCAGTGCGCCGCCGTCGCGCGCATGCACCGGCGGCTGCGGACGGCCGGTCAGCGGACCAGGACCGAGAACACCCTGGTGCGGACCCGCTGA
- a CDS encoding NlpC/P60 family protein: protein MASHRRPTQSGLSQSTRVTVLSAAAATAAAAFAAPASADPGDTGKDRVDRLFAQAEEATEQYNKADERADQLREQVKQTQDSVARGQERINRMRGVLGAIAGAQYRAGGLDPSLALLLSEDPDTYLDKAAALDRIGERQSADLRELQQEQRRIGQQRTEATRKLAELERSRVEVARHKRTVESKLAQARRVLLALPTSERAAFDRASRGGRGELPDLSGAVPSSGRAAAAVAAARQAVGRPYIWGANGPSGFDCSGLMQWSYAHAGVGLPRTSQAQRYAGHRVSLSEAQPGDLVAYRSDASHIGMYVGNGQVIHAPYPGAPVRYDPVGMMPISSITRV, encoded by the coding sequence TTGGCGTCCCATCGCCGTCCCACGCAGTCCGGCCTCTCCCAGAGCACCCGGGTCACCGTCCTGTCCGCCGCGGCGGCCACCGCGGCCGCGGCCTTCGCGGCGCCCGCGAGCGCCGACCCGGGCGACACCGGCAAGGACCGGGTCGACCGGCTCTTCGCGCAGGCGGAGGAGGCCACCGAGCAGTACAACAAGGCGGACGAGCGCGCCGATCAGCTGCGCGAGCAGGTCAAGCAGACCCAGGACAGCGTCGCCCGCGGCCAGGAGCGCATCAACCGCATGCGGGGTGTGCTCGGCGCGATCGCGGGTGCCCAGTACCGCGCGGGCGGCCTGGACCCCTCGCTAGCGCTGCTGCTCTCCGAGGATCCCGACACCTATCTCGACAAGGCCGCCGCCCTCGACCGGATCGGCGAGCGCCAGAGTGCCGACCTGCGCGAACTCCAGCAGGAGCAGCGGCGGATCGGCCAGCAGCGCACCGAAGCCACCCGCAAGCTCGCCGAGCTGGAGCGCAGCCGCGTCGAGGTCGCCCGGCACAAGCGGACCGTCGAGTCCAAGCTCGCCCAGGCCCGCCGGGTGCTGCTGGCGCTGCCGACGTCCGAGCGCGCCGCCTTCGACCGGGCCTCGCGCGGCGGGCGCGGCGAACTGCCCGACCTGAGCGGGGCGGTGCCCTCCTCCGGGCGTGCGGCGGCCGCGGTGGCGGCGGCCCGCCAGGCGGTGGGCAGGCCCTACATCTGGGGCGCCAACGGCCCGTCCGGCTTCGACTGCTCGGGCCTGATGCAGTGGTCCTACGCCCACGCCGGCGTGGGGCTGCCGCGCACCTCGCAGGCCCAGCGGTACGCCGGGCACCGGGTCTCGCTCTCCGAGGCGCAGCCCGGGGACCTGGTCGCCTACCGCTCCGACGCCAGCCACATCGGGATGTACGTGGGCAACGGCCAGGTGATCCACGCCCCCTACCCGGGCGCGCCGGTGCGCTACGACCCGGTGGGCATGATGCCCATCTCCTCGATCACCCGCGTGTGA
- a CDS encoding glycosyltransferase family 4 protein, producing MHKTLIVTNDFPPRPGGIQAFLHNMALRLDPEQLVVYASTWKRSREGVEATAAFDAEQPFTVVRDRTTMLLPTPRVTRRAVGLLKEHGCSSVWFGAAAPLGLMAPALRRAGAERLVATTHGHEAGWAQLPGSRQLLRRIGEGTDTITYLGEYTRSRIAAALTERAADRMVQLPPGVDEKTFHPGSGGAAVRERLGLTDRPVVVCVSRLVPRKGQDTLILAMPAILARVPDAVLLIVGGGPYETELHKLAQDTGVADSVRFTGSVPWAELPAHYGAGDVFAMPCRTRRGGLDVEGLGIVYLEASATGLPVIAGDSGGAPDAVLDGETGWVVRGGSAEESADRIVTLLQDPDLRRRMGERGRAWVEEKWRWDLLAEKLRQLL from the coding sequence ATGCACAAGACCTTGATCGTGACCAATGACTTCCCGCCGCGCCCCGGCGGGATCCAGGCGTTCCTGCACAACATGGCGCTGCGCCTGGACCCGGAGCAGCTGGTCGTCTACGCCTCCACCTGGAAGCGGAGCCGGGAGGGCGTCGAGGCGACCGCCGCCTTCGACGCCGAGCAGCCCTTCACCGTGGTGCGCGACCGCACCACCATGCTGCTGCCCACACCCCGGGTGACCCGGCGCGCGGTCGGGCTGCTCAAGGAGCACGGCTGCTCCTCGGTGTGGTTCGGGGCCGCGGCGCCGCTCGGCCTGATGGCGCCCGCGCTGCGTCGGGCGGGCGCCGAACGCCTCGTCGCCACCACGCACGGCCACGAGGCGGGCTGGGCCCAGCTGCCCGGCTCGCGGCAGCTGCTGCGGCGCATCGGCGAGGGCACGGACACGATCACCTATCTGGGCGAGTACACCCGCTCCCGGATCGCGGCCGCGCTGACCGAGCGGGCGGCCGACCGGATGGTCCAACTGCCGCCGGGCGTCGACGAGAAGACCTTCCACCCGGGCTCGGGCGGCGCCGCGGTGCGCGAGCGCCTGGGCCTGACCGACCGCCCGGTGGTCGTCTGCGTCTCGCGACTCGTCCCGCGCAAGGGCCAGGACACCCTGATCCTCGCGATGCCCGCGATCCTCGCGCGCGTGCCGGACGCGGTGCTGCTGATCGTGGGCGGCGGCCCGTACGAGACGGAGCTCCACAAGCTCGCCCAGGACACCGGGGTCGCGGACTCGGTCCGCTTCACCGGCTCCGTCCCCTGGGCCGAACTGCCCGCGCACTACGGCGCCGGCGACGTCTTCGCCATGCCCTGCCGTACGCGCCGGGGCGGGCTCGACGTGGAGGGCCTGGGCATCGTCTACCTGGAGGCGTCGGCGACCGGCCTGCCCGTGATCGCGGGCGACTCGGGCGGCGCGCCCGACGCGGTCCTGGACGGCGAGACGGGCTGGGTGGTCCGGGGCGGCTCTGCCGAGGAGTCGGCGGACCGCATCGTCACCCTCCTCCAGGACCCGGACCTGCGCCGCAGGATGGGGGAGCGGGGCCGGGCGTGGGTGGAGGAGAAGTGGCGCTGGGACCTGCTGGCGGAGAAGCTGCGGCAGTTGCTGTGA